In Bacteroidales bacterium, the sequence CGGCCTGGTTAAAGGCGGCTATAATATCACCCTTTAGGAAATTCCTGATTGCATCATTATAAACCAGCACAGTTTCAGTTGATGGCGTCATTTTCAGCTCACTCCAAGGCGAACTTAAGGTATTAGTCCGCAAAGGAGAGGTCGTTTGCCTGTTTTCACATTCAGGGAAAGTGAGTTGTATTTCATTAGTGGTTTTGATCTTGTATGCTGTGCCTGGAACCAAATATTCGAGGGTGTAAACGCCCAGCGCCGGCCAAAAGACTTGTGTACCGATCAAATCCTGAATGATAACCACATCATCCAACCAGGGCCCAAACAAGGCAGCCACATCAACATCACATTCCGAAGGGACGGGAAGGTACGACCAGCCGGCAGGTACAGTGATAGTTTGATCAGCCATGGTACTTCCCGCTATATCAAATGTAGCATCACCTGAAAACTTCATGGCATACCCGGAATTATTGTCCCAGTTGCCTATTGTGTTGATGCCTTCTGTCGGCCAATAAACCTGGGTAAGGTTGCGCATCAGGATAAGGTTGTTGACAATGGGGGAGAGGATATCTTCTACTGCAGGATTATCCGGAACAATATAACTTGATGCACTGTTCCACCCGGTGACCATATCAAATGATTGTATATAGCCATTGCTAAGGCTTGTCAGTGCAGATGAGCCCTGGTTGGCAAAGTATCCCTCGTTTGGATAGCCGGGATCGTAGGTGGCAACTGCCGTTTCTTCCAATTGATCTGCGCATCTGTACATCTTCCAGATAAATGCTTCGCCATCATCAAAGCCCTGTTTTCCCGGGGCAAAGGGATTGTCGCCATAAGCAAGTACTTCAACACCTGCACTATTCCACATTGTTGCACCTCCACATGTTTCTACGCTTTCCTCATTCAGGAAAAACACACCAATCCAATCGCCATCCATCAGAGGTTCACCACCGATGTTTGGATTGGCTGATGCCGGGATGGCGATGGTATGAACGGCACTCTGCGCCTGAAATGTCCAGGGATTACAGGTCCCGATAACCACCTCGATCAAATGGCTGGTCAGGATAAGCTCTGTTGCCAGCGAATTAGTAACTTCCAGGTAATAAAATCCCTCGTCTTCAATGTTCACATTTTCAAGCAACAGTGTATTGGTATTTTGCCCGGACATGGCAACACTGTCTCTATACCACTGGTAAGCGTTATTTTCTCCGGAAACCTCAAGGGTATATTCCATATCCTGGCCCTCGATAACCTCAACAAGCGTATCGTTTCCAATTAAACCCTGGGGAGCGTAGGCAAAATTATAGAGAACCTGGCCAACAAATGGTTCGATACTTCCAAATTGCAATTGGTTTTCATATAACAACAGCATATCAAATGCATTGTCGAACATTGTTGCCGGTAATTCATTGATCAGGTTATTGTTAAGATACAGTGAGTCAGCTTCAAGATTTCCAAAACTGTCAGGTAGTGTCGAAATATAATTATGTGCCAAGCCCAATATTTCAAGCGCGCCTAATGTAGCCAGGGATTCAGGTACGGCTGCGATGTTGTTGCCAATCAATCCCAACACTTCAAGGGTAGATAAGCTACCAATATCCTCGGGGATGTAAGCGATTTCGTTGTTGTCGAAGAGTAATTCCCTGATACTGGCAAGATCAGTAATAGATGCAGGAAATTCAGTGATCACATTGGAACTCAGGTTAATAAATATAAGACTATCAAGATTTCCAAATGCTTCTGGCAAAGCTTCTATCTGGTTATTCCTGCCCCAAACAATCTCCAGGTTTTCCAGATCGGAAAACGATTCAGGAAGTGCAGTTAATAGGTTACCCTCCATTCTCAGTGATTCCAGGTTATCCAGGTCTCCAAAATTATCGGGTAAGTGAGTAATGGGGTTATAGTCCATGTTCAGGTGCCACAGGCTTTGGAGGTTTCCAAAACTTTCAGGAAGTTCAGTGAGCATATTCTCCCAGATAAATAGTGTTTCCAGGGACGACAGATTACCAAAACATGAAGGAAGGGAAGTCAGTGCATTACCACCCAGGGCCAGCCACTCAAGGCTTTCAAGGTTACAAAATGAATCCGGTAAACTTGTGAGTGGATTATTCATCAAACCCAAATGAAGTTCGTTAAGATTAGTTAGGTTTCCTATCGATTCAGGCACTGAAGTAATATCTGTCCAACCTAACCATAACATTTCAAGGCTACTCAAATCGCCTATGGTTTCGGGAATTGAAGTAATCGGATTCGAAGAGAGAACCATATTTTTCAGGGCTGTCAAATCTCCAATTGATTCAGGTATAGCTCCCGTTATTCCTTTTGATTGCAACCACAACTGGGTTACTCTGGTGCCGGTAGTGACAACGCCGGCCCATTCATTCACCGGACCTTCGAGCCATAAGGTATTTATCAGCCAGTTGGGTCCATCGCAGTTATTGTACAAATCCACCAGTGCCATCGAATCAGCGTAAGCAATCACAGGTTGGTTTACTTGTACTTCAATCATATTCGAAGGGTCTGATACTCCATCATCGTAAACAGCTTTAACATAATAATCATAGGTGCCGTTGAGCAAATTCTCGTCCACATAAGATGTACTGGTCCAGGTTTCCTGGTTCAATTTTACTTCATCACGATATATATCGTAACCTAAGAGTGATTCCCTGGTTTTTGAGTCCGCGCTTTCAACCAATGCCTGGAGGTTCCAGTTCAGGCTGAAATCATGCCACCAAATCCCATTTTGATAATACATATTTCCATAGCCATCAATTCCTGGTCCACCATCTGTCCCTATTGCCTGTCCGGGAACCGGCATGTTGATTTCCAGTCCTATCCAGAGTTGTGTGGATGCATCAATGGTGAAAGGAGTTGTTAAAGTAATTTCAGTCCAGTTGTTCACATTGAAACTTGCCACATTCTGGCTGTAAACCTCTGTAGCATTAGGTCCTGTAAGCACTTTAAGCTTGACGGTTGGCAAGGGGTTGGCAACCCAAAAACGGAACTTGGTAATTTCCCAGCCATCGTATGCAGTAATATGTGCCGGGTCGTACTTGGCTGCATATATCGTAGTAACAGGCATAATAAAATTCCCGAATGAATCTTCATTTTCGCCACTATCCCAGTGCAGGTAAGTGGAACTGCCGGTGGACGGAGCCGTCCAAAATAAATTCACATCGTTTTCATCTTCTATCGTTGCAAACAGATCGGTAGGGGGATTGAGAACCCTTGTATGATTTGGGTCTTGTCCGAAAGTTTTAAATACGATCAGGAATAAGCCGATAATAATCAGCAATCCGATAACTAAGGTTTTGAAGTTAAACTTTTTCATTTGTGTTGTGTGTTTAATGATTAATTCGAAATAAATTGAAACAAAAGTAGGGCAGGTGTTCGCGAAAGCAGGCTCAGTGTACCTGATGAGACGTCTTAATGGGTAATGGTGGCTTCAATGCGTACATGCACCGGACAAAAATGCTTTTAGAATAATGCTTGCTGGTGTGAATTTTTGGTATCCGGTTAAAAAATATAGATATCTCATCGCCAGCCGACGGAAAGGAATCTCTACAAATATTTTTTCAGTTTTATGTTTTTTACCGGACAAGAGTGGTTTGAATTTATTAAAAATTACAAATTAGTAGTCCAATATTCAACAGCATTATTAAATTTGTGGATTTTTTAGGCTTAACCTATGAGTGAATTTGTTCAATTTATATTTTATGCCGGAGCGTTCCAGGGTTTGTTGTTGTCGGTGTTTTTGTTTTCAATAAGAACAAATAAAATATCCAACAGGCTACTCGGCCTATTAACCCTTTGCTGGGGAATTGTATTACTGGCTTTTGCTTTGCAGGAAAAGGGTTTGTATCAAAAGTATATTCATCTTGTCTATGTATTTGATCAGCTCATTTTTTTATTTTTCCCATTACTATATTTGCAGGTAAAATATTTGCTGACAAGTCATAAATCCTTTGAAAAAACGGATTTACTACATTTTACGCCTTTTTTGGTGAGCATTGTACTATATATTGATTTTTTTGTCAGGTCTGCCGCTGAGAAAGTTGAGCTATTGAACAATCCTACTTCTTATTACAAGGTGCTTGAGATCATTTTACATGAAGTCATTTCATTACAGGGAATTATCTATTCTATCCTGGCTATTTTGCTGATCAGCAAGTACCAGGCTAAAATAAAAGACTATGTGTCTTCGGCACAAAAAAGTATTATTAAAATTCTCTATATTGGTATTTCACTGAACCTGCTCTCCTGGACCATGGGTATCATCGATGTACACCTCAGGTACTTCAATATCGAACTGGGGATTGACCTGTTTGCTGTTACCTATTTAATCCTGGTGTTGGTCATTTATGCCATCAGCTATGCTGCATTGAAAAGTCCTGAGATTTTCAAACTGGAATTAAGCTCAGAAAAAAGTCATTCATTGGATTTCAGAAGCCTGGTCAGGGGATCAAAGGAATCTGGGAAAACTAAATTATCTCAAGCATCAGATGAAACAATCTCCGGGCAATCAACAGCTTTTGACCCTGGTTTGAAAAAACTGAATCAGCAGTTAATCGACTTTATGGAAAAACAAAAGCCCTATCTCAATCCGGAACTTAGTTTACCGGCATTGGCCCAGGAACTAGACCAGCCCAGGAATCAATTATCAAGTGTGATAAACCAGGTCCATCAAAAAAACTTTTACGAATTTGTGAATGAGTATCGTGTTGATGAGGTCAAGCAATTAATGACTGATCCTGCAAACAAACATTTAAAACTCATTAGCCTGGCTTATGATGCCGGTTTTAACTCCAAGGCAAGTTTTAACAGGATTTTCAAACAGATGACTAATCTGACCCCTTCACAATATGTTTCTGAGCAAAAGTCTGTTTGACCTTTTGTACCAGCCCATTGAATAGTTTTTTCCCATTTCTCAGTATTCCCTTCATTAAATTCTTAAACCACAGTAAATCAATTGATAAATACTGTTAGTGACTTCACGCAAGGTCTCAATTTATCGAATGAGACCTATAGTTCATGTCTCAAAAGCTTATGTGAGACCATCAGGTATTATCTTTACTATAGTTTCGCCAAAAGAGTATAAAAACTCTTCTGTTCTTTTTCGAGAAAATCTATTCAAGTATTAATATAATTCAAATTTCTATTCACTTAAATTTATCAAAATGAAAAGAGTAAGTTTACTATTATTGTTTGCCCTTGCCTTCTCAGGCATTGTTTTCGGGCAATTAGGAACGGCCAGTGTAACCTATACCGACGGTGACATTGAAACCGACAAGAACTTTACCTGGTACGATGGATCACAATCCTCCAACTGTCCGGGCCAAATGACTGTGAACATTCCCGTGGATGCAATAATTCTGCAGACTGATGTATCATACGATATGACATCGGATGAAAATTCAGCCGTTTACAGACAGCGTTCACATTTTCGTTGTGTATCGCCAGGTGGAACCAGTGAAGCCTCACTGACAAACGGCCCATCCATCTATGTTCCGGGGACAGCATCTTATTCCAGGACCGTTGACATCGCAAATGGTGTTGTGGGCGGTGGAGATATTATGTTTGAACTGCACGCCGGTGCAACATACTATAAGAATTATTGCAGTACTGATTCAGTAAAGGTTGATAACAATACCTGGACCGTTACTGTTACCTATATCCCTGCAGGTTTTCCTGCACAGGCGCTCAATCCTGATCCTGTTCATGGTAGACTGTATGTAGGTTTGGATGACGATTTGACCTGGGACTTTGGCGCAAACACCGAAACTTTTGATGTTTATTTCGGAACTGATAATCCACCTACCACCAAACTTGTTGACAATGAAGTAGCAGGTGCTAGTGGAACATTCGATCCGGGAACAATGGACGAAACCACAACTTATTACTGGCAGGTTGTTTCAAGGAATGCCAATGGTTACACTGATGGCCCGGTATGGAGCTTTACTACTGTTTGCGGAGCTTTTGTAACTCCGTTAACCGAAGATTTCGAAAGTGTTACTATACCTGAACTACCCTACTGCTGGACCAGCATTGTTAATTCAACATCCTCATGGGCTACTGTTGAATCAGCAAATTACTACGGAGTAAATGGCTCACAATGCCTGAAATTATATAATGAGAGTGATATCAGTGCAACCCTTATTTTTGTTTCGCCTCAGATTGACCTGGGTGCAGGATCGCTTGCCGACAAGATGGTTCACTTTAGCATGATGGGTTTCAGTTATCC encodes:
- a CDS encoding T9SS type A sorting domain-containing protein, producing the protein MKKFNFKTLVIGLLIIIGLFLIVFKTFGQDPNHTRVLNPPTDLFATIEDENDVNLFWTAPSTGSSTYLHWDSGENEDSFGNFIMPVTTIYAAKYDPAHITAYDGWEITKFRFWVANPLPTVKLKVLTGPNATEVYSQNVASFNVNNWTEITLTTPFTIDASTQLWIGLEINMPVPGQAIGTDGGPGIDGYGNMYYQNGIWWHDFSLNWNLQALVESADSKTRESLLGYDIYRDEVKLNQETWTSTSYVDENLLNGTYDYYVKAVYDDGVSDPSNMIEVQVNQPVIAYADSMALVDLYNNCDGPNWLINTLWLEGPVNEWAGVVTTGTRVTQLWLQSKGITGAIPESIGDLTALKNMVLSSNPITSIPETIGDLSSLEMLWLGWTDITSVPESIGNLTNLNELHLGLMNNPLTSLPDSFCNLESLEWLALGGNALTSLPSCFGNLSSLETLFIWENMLTELPESFGNLQSLWHLNMDYNPITHLPDNFGDLDNLESLRMEGNLLTALPESFSDLENLEIVWGRNNQIEALPEAFGNLDSLIFINLSSNVITEFPASITDLASIRELLFDNNEIAYIPEDIGSLSTLEVLGLIGNNIAAVPESLATLGALEILGLAHNYISTLPDSFGNLEADSLYLNNNLINELPATMFDNAFDMLLLYENQLQFGSIEPFVGQVLYNFAYAPQGLIGNDTLVEVIEGQDMEYTLEVSGENNAYQWYRDSVAMSGQNTNTLLLENVNIEDEGFYYLEVTNSLATELILTSHLIEVVIGTCNPWTFQAQSAVHTIAIPASANPNIGGEPLMDGDWIGVFFLNEESVETCGGATMWNSAGVEVLAYGDNPFAPGKQGFDDGEAFIWKMYRCADQLEETAVATYDPGYPNEGYFANQGSSALTSLSNGYIQSFDMVTGWNSASSYIVPDNPAVEDILSPIVNNLILMRNLTQVYWPTEGINTIGNWDNNSGYAMKFSGDATFDIAGSTMADQTITVPAGWSYLPVPSECDVDVAALFGPWLDDVVIIQDLIGTQVFWPALGVYTLEYLVPGTAYKIKTTNEIQLTFPECENRQTTSPLRTNTLSSPWSELKMTPSTETVLVYNDAIRNFLKGDIIAAFNQAGDLCGMLEITGNSQNNALILFGDDPLTSEIEGLQNEETVQFKLYKQATGETFELSVEYDWNMENYDGYFRSNTLAGIQKLSLLVSSVGNMDDAQLNFYPNPASNQIHIHFGNGIQGQITVEIYNMQGGLVQHRQISNSSTTINVRNFENGIYTVKFSATNFTRIEKLVIQ
- a CDS encoding AraC family transcriptional regulator, with protein sequence MSIVLYIDFFVRSAAEKVELLNNPTSYYKVLEIILHEVISLQGIIYSILAILLISKYQAKIKDYVSSAQKSIIKILYIGISLNLLSWTMGIIDVHLRYFNIELGIDLFAVTYLILVLVIYAISYAALKSPEIFKLELSSEKSHSLDFRSLVRGSKESGKTKLSQASDETISGQSTAFDPGLKKLNQQLIDFMEKQKPYLNPELSLPALAQELDQPRNQLSSVINQVHQKNFYEFVNEYRVDEVKQLMTDPANKHLKLISLAYDAGFNSKASFNRIFKQMTNLTPSQYVSEQKSV